In Gemmatimonadota bacterium, the genomic stretch GAATCCATCATCACCCATGGCCGGGAGGCGGCAGTCAACGGCGTGATCCGATCGAACTCGGGCCAGGCCCACGCCTTCTGCGATGTGGTTCAATTCACCAGTGCGGCGAGCATGAAGATAAAGACCATGACCTCCTACTCGATCGCCCTAGACGATGAGTAGGCCTAGCCGACCAGAAACGCCCCGGACGAGGCGGACGCGTACCTTGCCTAGCTTCCAAAGGCCCTGCTAGAGAATACCTCGCGAGCACGGTTGTTGGAGTTGGAGTCCGGTTAAGGCAAAAACCTCGACCGATTATCGTAAAACCCGACGCGAAAAGGATATGATCATGGATTTGCTTACGTCGTATGGCACGGTGCTGAACAAAAATAGCAGCCGTTAATCTTCCAGAACAGATGGCGCCTTCGCGCTTCATTTACTGCGCTATGGCACGATGCGAAGCTGCCCAGATATTCCATGTTGGACACAATAAAACTGCTCACAGTAACACACGGAGCCATATGTACCTCGTGATCGCCGTTCTGCTGGGCATTATGGTTAAGGTAATAGTTCGCCATGGCCGGCTTCATCCTCTTTGTTATATTGTTACTTACATTCCCGAGATTAGTTGGATCATTCAGGTTTTCAATCAGGTAGTCTGTTCGACATCAGCATTTCACAAAATTGCAAAGGTGTCATGTTGGCGAAGGAAACACCCTTATTGGGATCTCCGACGATTCGCCGGGCCATTTCAGCTTTTCTCTCAAGCGCCTGCACAACAACCTCGTCGAGCGTATCTTCAGCAATCAAGCGGAGATAAGTAACCCCCAATTCCTGGCCAATACGATGGTTACGGTCTTGGCTTTGTGCATACAAATCATATCTCCAGTTAAGCGTCTCATAGATGGCGTAGGTTGCGGCCGTCATTGTGAATCCAGTTCCGGCGGCCGCGGGGTTGGCGATGAGCAGGTTTACCTTCCCGTCCGATTGAAATGACTGGACAATGTCTTGCCTTTCGTCAGTAGGCGTACCCCCATACAAACTCACCACCCCATAGTGCTGGTATCTTTCCACAAGATCCTCAATGGTACGTACGTAGTATGACCAGAGGATCACTTTTCTGCCACACGAGCCAATTAGCTCATGTAACATCCTATCTAATTCTTCGAACTTTGCGGGTTCGCGTTTTTCTTCTGGATTGACTAGGGCAGGATTGCTTGCAATCTGGGATAATCTTAGAAGTCGAGTGAAAGCCGTCGACGCGAAGGCCTGAAACTCCTCCCCATCCATGCTACTTACGTCCCTCACGATACCGTCACGTGTGTCACAGTAGAGTTCGCGCTGCCAAGGCGGAAGAGGGACGTATATATCCACAAAAGTTTTTGCTGGCAAATCTAAGCATTCCTCCTTGGTGCGGCGGAGCAAATAAGTGGATATCCTGGATGCAAGTTTCTCCTGTAAAATTGGGTTTTCAGTCGCATCGCCGTAGTCGATCATAAAAACATCGTAGGGTCCGAGAATGTTGTCATTGGTGACAAGGCCGATCTGGGTATGGATATCACTCGGGCTATTCGTGACAGGAGTACCCGTCAACAGCCACCGAAAATCTGCTAAGGGGGCTAAGTATCGTGCGGAAACACTAGTGAGGGAGTATCTACTTTTGACATAGTGCGATTCATCGAGCACCAGGACTGGATGGAGTCGGCGCATGAGTGCTCTGATCGGTGCTATCTCCCCTCTCGCCGCTTCGTAGTTTATAATAACAACATCCTCGAATACGTTCGCTAACAGTGCACGCCTTGTCCGAGCAGATCCCTCTATTATTCTGACGGTTAAAGTTGGAGCGAATTCTCTGATCTCCCGGCTCCATGTCCGCTTCAATGAATTCGGGCAAAGTACGAGCATGTGCTCTGCACGGTTCTGATGGCGCAACTTCAAGAATGCCTCAATTGCGGTTAGTGTTTTTCCCAACCCCTGTTCAAATGCAAGGATTCCACACCTTTGCCTGACAAGGAATTCACGGCCCTCGATTTGGTGGGACATTAGTTTGGGCACTAGCTAGACCTCCATGGCGAGTACCGTTGGAGGCGGTGTTCGAAATCCTCCAACCCCTCTTGCAGGTCTTTATACTCATCACGGGTTATCGACTTGACATCCTTTAGGGAAGCAGATTGTAACCCGAGTGTAAATTGACGCAGGTGTAGACGGAAAGCTCCGACGCCAGCGGGACGAGACGCCAGCAAGTCAACGCAACGTTGTAATTCGTCGACCACCTCATCGTCGAACTCCTCGTCGCGCTCCAACGCACGTTCCAGCTGTCCATGTAGTCCTGAGATCTTGCCATTGATTCCGGTTTGGCCTGCCCGTAACTGATTTGCGATGTTGTGAGCGGCGTGGCGTTCGTGGGATTTCAAGACCTCCCATTTCTCCGGGTCTTCGCGATACTGTGCCATGTGTCTGGCATCCCGGTATTCTTTGAAGACGTCATGCCTGACCATCTCAAAGACCTCTCCTCTTAACTGCTCACCTTCGGCAGTGTTAGCTTTCACCTTCGCCCCGAAACCTGTTGCCTTGCTGATTTCCTCCAAAGTACTAAAGTGATTAAGGGCTAACCTCTGAGCGTCGTCATCGTCGACGAACTCCACGAACTGTTTAGCGAACTTATACGCATCTCTCAACCGGGAGGCCCAAGACGTGCTCTTTCCCATATGGGAAGCAAGTTCTGTCAAACTAAACAGGGCTGAATCACCCTCGACCTTCTCGTAGATAAACATTGCCTGTACATACCTGCCCCAATTCCTCACACCAGAACCACGAACATGAATCTGTGCGAGAAGTACTGCGTTTTCCCTTTCTGAAAAATTAGGTGGAAGAACCTTGACTTTTACCCTTCGATATCGACTTTGGTTCGGCTTTCCTTCGTATCGCCGAGACAGATCACGGAGGACTGTTACCCTGGTTGCACCCTCTATCACTAGGTATCTATGGCCTTCGCTAGGCCAAACGTAAATTGGTTCTAACTGGCCAAGATCGTCGATGGACTTTCTCAGTGCATCGTAGCCGTTAGTCCGCATCAGGGTGGCTTCCATTTCATCTTCGCTAGGAATCCCCTCTGTTAGATATGGGATGAGCCTCGGATTGTCCGACCAGAGATGGACATCGTCGAAGACGTCTAGTTCATCTGCAGGAAGCTGGTATTCCGTTCCTCCAATGTGTTCACGATAGTAATTCGGGACCGGGTTAAATTGCTTTTCACTCATCTGAGTCATCTCCTATATCCAATGATGGCACTGCCATCGGTGGTAAGTTTGAAAACAGTGGTGGAGCAGCAGGTACCTGGTCGTTGCAAATCGGGTCAAGAAGCCGAATGAGAAAAGATTCCACTCTATAAGAGAGGAACGGACCGACTGGAGCCGCGCTAAAATAGGTGGTATCGATGTCCTGGATGCACCGGATTGATGTCTTTGCTCGAGGATGAGTTATGTGTTCCCACAGGCGACGACGGATGTTATTAGTCCTCCCAGCGTAAAACACGGGATAGCCACCATAAGCACAAGAGAACGAGTGCAACATGTATACACCTCCGATTCCATACGGAATGCGTGACACCTCCTCGTTACATAGCAGCATCGGTCCAACCCAATCCAAAACAATTCTTGTTTCGACAAGTTCAATCATGATATCGACAAAGTATATACCGCCTCAGCAAAAAGCAACAGCTTTTTTTCCTGAGATGGTTAATACTATTCTTTTGTTTAGTTGTCTCAGGTGGTATATTCTGCATGGGGGGAGTGACTATGCAGAAAGATCAAATGGTCTTCTATGAACCGTCCATTTCACAATCCGATAACACGGATATGAGTTGTATAGATTTGTTCTCTGGGGCTGGTGGAATGGCTGAGGGATTTCGACAAGCTGGATTTAAAGTCCTTTCAGCGAACGACGCAGATCCGGCTTCAACTGAGACTTTCCGAGATAATTTCCCAGAAGCTCGTTTCATCAAGGGCCCTATTGAACTTCTGCAACCTGAGAACTTGGTTAATGGACACAGCATAGTTGAAGGCGAAATTGATTGTGTCATTGGCGGTCCGCCGTGCCAAGCATTCAGCATAAACAACCATCGAAGATCAGCAGAAGATGATCGGGCGGGGCTGTTTCGTGATTACCTTCGAATCGTTAAAGCACTGAAACCCCGCACTCTTGTGATGGAGAATGTTCCAGGTATCCTGTCGATCAACAACGGTGCTGTCGTTAAGGAAATCGAGGAATCCCTGGCTGCACTCGGATACCAGAGCAAGACACGGATACTTTATGCTGAGGAGTACGGAGTTCCCCAGGAGCGAAGGAGGGTTTTTATTACAGCCACCAGATTGGGCTGGGATGACTCCCTAATCCCAGATGGCACCTATGGTCCAAGGCCAAAGCCATCCAAACACTCAGGGCACTTTATTCATCGATGGCGACGTTGTAACAGCATGGTGTACGGACATATGAACTCATTAACTGTCGGCGCCGCTATCGGCGATCTGCCTGAGATTGAAAACGGTGGAGGCTCTGACATGATGAAGTTTGGCAGCCCCCCGAAGACTCAGCTCCAGTTCTTATTACGAGATAAAGCGGAATACGTCTATAATCATTATACGAGGTGTTTAAGTGAGAATATGATGAAGCGGATACAGGTAGTTCCTGAAGGCGGATCTTGGAGGGACCTTCCGTGGGATCTACTTCCTGCTGGTATGAGACGGGCAAATCGTAACTCACATACGAAACGCTACGGCCGTCCGAGATCAAGATCCAGAAGCTGTACAATACTCACAAAGTGTGATCCTCACTGGGGAAGCTACATACATCCTACGCAGAATCGCACGCTCTCGGTCCGGGAGACTGCTCGAATACAGTCGTTTCCAGATCGATTCCGGTTCTACGGTGGGATTGGCTCTCAGTATGCCCAAGTTGGGAATGCCGTTCCTCCTCTTCTAGCGGCCGCCATTGCTAACTCAGTCAAGCAGCATCTAGTAAAGCGGCGGTAGACCGTAGTGATGAGGCATCTGAATGCCCGATATCTTCGATCCGCGTAAGCGTAGTGAGATTATGGGCAAGATCAGAAGTACGGGCACCGCACCAGAAGTCCATTTGCAGCGTATGGTTCGGGCAATACTGGGCCACCGCTGGCGCATTGAGTACAACGTGGGTGATCTACCAGGGAAACCAGATGTACTCATTCCTACCCTGTCGCTCATTGTGTTCCTCGATAGCTGTTTCTTCCATCAATGCCCGCAGCACGGACGAATCCCAGACACTAATCAAGCCTACTGGAAGCCCAAGCTGGCGAAGAACGTCAAACGCGATAGAGCTAACCGTCGTAAATTAAGGTCAATGGGTTACAGTGTGTGGCGGTTCTGGAGCCACGATTTGAACGGTCGCCGGATTGAGGTTACATATAGCAAACTAGAAAGGCGGCTCCTGCTGCGTGTGGAAATGTGGAATCGACTAGGGAGACCAAGATCTCCGGGAGTCACTGTAGGACGTCTATAAACCAGCTATGCGAAGGGCAATCGGCTAGACAGTCTTTACGGCAACGTAACACAGTACCTAGCACAAATAAGGGCACTGTAGACACTGCCAAAATGTTGTAAGTGCGTACAGCAGGATTCCATGGAATTCCCGGAATTACCAAACGGAGCCCCGAAAGTGACAGAGCGCAGACCACGTCCTCAAATGCCCACATTCGTGAAGGCCTTGATTGTCATGATGATAGGCATTCTTGCCGGTGGAACATTAAATTTCATGCTTGGCGATCAGGGCGCCGATACGCCCGCCTTTGCGATCTACGGTGGGGTACTCGCACTCGTGATCTACATCGTACAAGCGCGATTGAGAGCGCGAAAGAAGTAGGAAGCCGGTCTGGGTACAGGTGAGACGCAGGCGGGTAGCCGGAGGGAAGCGGATTGCAACCCGGTGGGAAGCTGGGAGCTACACGGCCAGCACTTCCCGTAGTGCATCCAGAAAGGCATCGTTCTCTTCGGGCAGGCAACCCGATGGTGACCCGCAGGTCTCGTTCCAGCATGGGATACCAGCTCACGTCGAGAATCAGCACACCCCGGTCAATGAGTCCGTGGAAGATCTAGGTCACAGGACGTTCCGCCTCGAAGAGTATGAAGTTGGCGTGCGACGGTTAGGGTTAATTGCCGGCAGAGGTCCCGCAGGGCTTCGAAGACCCGTTGTCTTTCCGCCCGGATCATCGACGCACGTTCCTCGATCAGCGCATCGTGACCGAACCTGAATGCACCGAGCGCGTCAACTACCAGATTCCGGTCTTCTGGCTGAAGAGAGACTTCGTGGCCATGTCGACCGTAACGAAACATGTCGGTTTCCACAATAAAACATACGCATTCCCGTGGCGATGAAAGAGGAGTCCGGTGAAGAAGGCATCTGGATATTAGGAACCACTTTCCGAATCAAGCAAGGGACCGACTTGCCGGAGGCGCTACAGGAGAGGGCCTTGCGGGCACGCCTGGTGGAGTTGGAGGCTAACCGAGAAAGGTGACAGCCCGCATAAGCATTGTCGGGGCAGAAGTAACCTAACGCTGGGAGATTGGCTCAGTTGACCTGCCGGTCCACAGATACTCAGCGAAAGGCATTGGGTATATGTTGAACCGAGATAAAAAATTGTCAAAAAGCAATTGACATGCGAATAGGCAATGACTATATTGCCCTTCGACACTAACAACCACCTTCCAAAGGAGCGAGAAAATGACGACGAGAAACAATGATCCGCAGGTCATCGAAGTCAAGACTGTCACCATTGAAGTAAACGACCATAAGGTGGAGATGCATGGCGGACCAGCGACAGGCCTTGAGATAAAGGAGGCCGCGATCAAACAGGGGGTCAGTATTCAACTGAACTTCGTTTTACAGGTCCAACTGCCGAACGGATCAAGCAAGGTAATCGGAGATGGGGACAAGGTACCATTGACTGATCACCTCGCCTTCACCGCTATCGCCGCGGATGACAATAGCTAGGGACGTCCAATGAAACAAGATGTAGCTACCGCGATTGAGGAGTTGAAACGAGCGTTTCCGTCCTCCGTAGTATGTAGTTCGGAGGACGGAAGCGGGGGGGCGTACGTTGTTATCGAGAATGTCGAAATCGGGGATCGGTATCAGCCATCGACCACTTGGCTTGGAGGCCATATCACGGCGCTATATCCATACGCCGACATATATCCACACTTCATTGGAGACGACGTAAGCCGAATAGACGGTGTGCCTTTTGAACCGCCAATTACCGCCGGAGCTCAGTTCCTCGGTCGACCGGCCTTGCAGGTGTCTCGTCGCAATAACCATACTCAGAACTATCCTCAGACAGCGGTGGCGAAATTCGTTAAGGTATTACATTTCCTAGAGGAACTCCGATGACTGCGGAGACTTGCGACATCCTGGTGACTTCCAAGCATCACCAGCAAATCATGAAGCATCTGTATCCCGGCGATCATGATGAGTACGGTGCGATCCTTCGTGCTGGCGTCGTGCGCAATGGATCTTCCATGCGATTGTTGGTGCAAAACGTACAGCCGGCGGAATTCGGAACCGACTACGTCCCAGGCCAATACGGATACCGGGCACTCACACCTACCTTCATTCACAGAGAAATCATCAAGTGCCGGGATTCAGGCCTGGCTTACCTCGCAATTCACAACCATGGAAGTGATCGCAAAGTCGGATTCAGTAAAATCGATATCGATTCGCATAAACGCGGGTATCCGGCGCTCCTCGATATTGGCCGCGGAGTTCCGGTTGGTGCTCTAGTGTATGGCCACCGATCC encodes the following:
- a CDS encoding DEAD/DEAH box helicase, producing the protein MPKLMSHQIEGREFLVRQRCGILAFEQGLGKTLTAIEAFLKLRHQNRAEHMLVLCPNSLKRTWSREIREFAPTLTVRIIEGSARTRRALLANVFEDVVIINYEAARGEIAPIRALMRRLHPVLVLDESHYVKSRYSLTSVSARYLAPLADFRWLLTGTPVTNSPSDIHTQIGLVTNDNILGPYDVFMIDYGDATENPILQEKLASRISTYLLRRTKEECLDLPAKTFVDIYVPLPPWQRELYCDTRDGIVRDVSSMDGEEFQAFASTAFTRLLRLSQIASNPALVNPEEKREPAKFEELDRMLHELIGSCGRKVILWSYYVRTIEDLVERYQHYGVVSLYGGTPTDERQDIVQSFQSDGKVNLLIANPAAAGTGFTMTAATYAIYETLNWRYDLYAQSQDRNHRIGQELGVTYLRLIAEDTLDEVVVQALERKAEMARRIVGDPNKGVSFANMTPLQFCEMLMSNRLPD
- a CDS encoding DNA cytosine methyltransferase gives rise to the protein MSCIDLFSGAGGMAEGFRQAGFKVLSANDADPASTETFRDNFPEARFIKGPIELLQPENLVNGHSIVEGEIDCVIGGPPCQAFSINNHRRSAEDDRAGLFRDYLRIVKALKPRTLVMENVPGILSINNGAVVKEIEESLAALGYQSKTRILYAEEYGVPQERRRVFITATRLGWDDSLIPDGTYGPRPKPSKHSGHFIHRWRRCNSMVYGHMNSLTVGAAIGDLPEIENGGGSDMMKFGSPPKTQLQFLLRDKAEYVYNHYTRCLSENMMKRIQVVPEGGSWRDLPWDLLPAGMRRANRNSHTKRYGRPRSRSRSCTILTKCDPHWGSYIHPTQNRTLSVRETARIQSFPDRFRFYGGIGSQYAQVGNAVPPLLAAAIANSVKQHLVKRR
- a CDS encoding very short patch repair endonuclease, with the translated sequence MPDIFDPRKRSEIMGKIRSTGTAPEVHLQRMVRAILGHRWRIEYNVGDLPGKPDVLIPTLSLIVFLDSCFFHQCPQHGRIPDTNQAYWKPKLAKNVKRDRANRRKLRSMGYSVWRFWSHDLNGRRIEVTYSKLERRLLLRVEMWNRLGRPRSPGVTVGRL